Proteins co-encoded in one Colletes latitarsis isolate SP2378_abdomen chromosome 2, iyColLati1, whole genome shotgun sequence genomic window:
- the LOC143351975 gene encoding uncharacterized protein LOC143351975: MSHGVVKSWNMAQISNSTVFTNDASSTGASDLLQQAFQQVVDDDDRDNEFVAFLQNDNDPETIHLTPEQAAALGLTFEVNSNEEVMYQHDQDNATLHTQEHISTKNNISIDHRNSLSPQNSITIDQLNYHPEEVQKCIDNDLIKTECIDFQEWHLQKVSEHERLRNHVVESDLSLEEINLNNQNHNSQQIIQHQNNLIQQNSGTQTIILEQTKVHAIKADVAHVKNIHESDLQYTIDNSIAQNLNTVPHSQAQILQKLPVILPSSQFIIKPAQTILKPTKNIRLLQGSNRLTNTTVSPIHSVHSLNTSSNPNSVLLSKAAILNNLSSQIIKATPITAQLLNTSGMSAQLLNTSQILTSACEIQNQSVNTAHITNAIVNTTSGATQNLVTSQIRLSPIVKTSQPLQRGNIQQYLTPVLKGASNVVSKSNQILTNTSVAAAIPAQLLKSVQIPSQLLKTKATIGKKTIPTTGIPKTTINSNSPVVVRTTSIIKTQDLKAATSSTSILKPTQMSSMPISILKPQAKMAFNNSTKQSVTIAAQNVSNILHNSQKTLVTQQNSTVDCAKSVQNETIKQKLNLVVNGTNLKAHKKTRSAPIKSTSLINESTDASKPLGSSENPIQIVQQGQTFHSMQRLTPTQLKQIAHVLQQRSQEAAASNEKVVYRVVFPEELDLRLRNPGNLLKNRGGKRGRPKKSAIRPSLLPPKPPPIPDEEQEELKDERKKVVARTRSGRLSRPPRHMVRDYKHLHHLDFLQPDLDDSDGGYSDYNTNNDKLEEEESPKELLTGLEVPKRKISDHFRCPTCNKIYLGRTRMARHFEMHPDHGSPEQLPPPTPEPELKQSTGQDPLKRKGKKRGPWAYVTPEAKSERRQIKLREAISVCEDLEIIKIAAKPVLNAQSLFDLLVLKSENNVRNFLDELKKLMGKIREKAGNILTIANNNEESNKDLIDISEESLCDALGLNPGVYRINSDALKKVETPACSTYDTGEPPFKLQKTDHSEDTKENLEERMSSGFSESSDLSVSDFLTDRRTDPVTNPTCPEVLSALTLMRKNPSPSNNTENNKSNNVSKLLISNPEIQSQISDNPGFQKVNINSSKVSSYQNTESHKERFAKLGNSLRSSNFCKVDDNYDQSKLEHIEQAFIKLEPTEQGFVKLENGAMGTYPKQDTPNFEKMQNGLSNLENGSQNFAKGFQKLVSKIIPMTSSDISCAKTQSAPLDTGSCKIMPATSGCKISDSIPILQDTVPIISNNCDTSIFGSAENLDMSKIAHYDHIAHLDILNTSGVIDKNLLIDEKLVEQLHLVDQSNLVDELVSERLKNIMPDNILENNLIPNNSNLDTDLDFDALSEEFNRNTRS, translated from the exons atgaGCCACGGAGTTGTAAAAAGTTGGAATATGGCACAAATTTCGAATTCTACTGTGTTTACAAACGATGCATCCTCTACTGGAGCTTCCGATcttcttcaacaagcatttcAGCAAGTTGTTGACGATGACGATCGCGACAATGAATTTGTCGCATTCTTACAAAACGACAACGATCCTGAAACCATTCATTTGACACCGGAACAAGCAGCAGCCTTAGGTCTAACCTTCGAGGTAAACTCTAACGAAGAGGTTATGTATCAACATGATCAAGATAATGCCACTTTACATACGCAAGAACATATTTCTACAAAAAATAACATTAGTATAGACCATCGAAATTCATTATCTCCTCAGAACTCTATAACCATTGATCAATTGAACTATCACCCAGAAGAAGTACAAAAATGTATTGATAATGATTTGATTAAAACAGAATGTATTGATTTCCAAGAATGGCATTTGCAAAAGGTTTCCGAGCATGAACGGCTTCGAAATCATGTAGTTGAAAGTGATTTATCGTTAGAAGAAATAAACCTGAATAACCAAAACCACAATTCTCAACAAATAATTCAACATCAAAATAATCTAATTCAACAAAATTCAGGTACACAGACAATAATTTTGGAACAAACTAAGGTACATGCAATAAAAGCAGATGTTGCGCATGTTAAGAACATCCATGAAAGTGATTTGCAATATACTATTGACAATAGTATAGCACAAAATCTTAATACAGTACCTCATTCTCAGGCGCAAATCTTACAAAAACTACctgtgattttaccatcttcacaATTTATTATAAAACCTGCACAAACTATACTAAAACCAACTAAAAACATTAGATTGCTTCAAGGTTCAAACAGACTTACTAACACAACAGTTAGTCCTATTCATAGTGTACATTCGCTCAATACTAGTTCAAATCCTAATTCTGTGTTATTATCAAAAGCtgcaatattaaataatttatcgtCGCAAATAATAAAAGCTACCCCCATAACGGCTCAGTTGTTAAATACCAGTGGTATGTCTGCACAACTGTTAAATACTTCTCAAATTTTAACAAGTGCTTGTGAAATACAGAATCAGTCTGTCAATACAGCGCATATTACTAATGCTATAGTAAATACTACATCAGGAGCAACACAAAATCTTGTTACTTCACAAATACGTTTGTCACCAATTGTGAAAACATCGCAGCCTCTCCAGAGAGGAAATATTCAACAATATTTAACTCCAGTGCTAAAAGGTGCATCGAATGTAGTTTCAAAGTCTAATCAAATTTTAACTAATACCAGTGTAGCAGCAGCCATTCCTGCACAACTTCTAAAATCAGTGCAAATTCCTTCTCAGTTACTTAAAACAAAAGCCACAATTGGCAAGAAGACAATACCAACAACTGGAATACCAAAAACTACAATTAATTCTAATTCACCAGTTGTAGTTAGAACTACGTCGATTATTAAAACTCAAGATTTAAAAGCAGCAACAAGTTCCACATCGATCTTAAAACCAACACAAATGTCTTCAATGCCCATATCTATCTTAAAACCTCAAGCAAAAATGGCATTTAATAATTCGACTAAACAAAGTGTAACTATTGCAGCTCAAAATGTTTCTAATATCTTACATAACTCACAAAAAACACTTGTAACCCAACAAAATAGTACAGTTGATTGTGCCAAATCAGTACAAAATGAAACTATTAAACAAAAACTTAATCTTGTAGTAAATGGCACAAATCTTAAAGCACATAAAAAAACTAGAAGTGCTCCTATTAAATCTACATCACTAATAAATGAGTCTACAGATGCATCTAAACCATTAGGTTCTAGCGAAAATCCAATACAAATAGTTCAACAAGGTCAAACCTTTCATAG TATGCAACGTTTGACACCAACACAATTAAAGCAAATTGCTCATGTTTTGCAACAGCGTAGTCAAGAAGCAGCTGCCTCAAATGAAAAAGTTGTGTACAG AGTTGTATTTCCTGAAGAACTGGATTTGCGACTTAGAAATCCGGGGAACTTGTTAAAAAATCGAGGCGGAAAAAGAGGTAGACCCAAAAAAAGTGCTATTAGACCTTCTCTACTTCCACCTAAACCACCACCGATTCCTGATGAAGAACAGGAAGAATTAAAG GATGAAAGGAAAAAGGTTGTAGCAAGAACACGTTCTGGTAGACTTTCTCGACCCCCTAGACATATGGTGCGAGATTACAAACATTTACATCATCTGGATTTCCTACAGCCTGATTTAGATGATTCAGATGGTGGTTATAGTGATTATAATACTAATAACGATAAACTTGAAGAAGAAGAATCACCTAAAGAATTATTAACAGGATTAGAAGtaccaaaaagaaaaatatcagATCACTTTAGGTGTCCTAcgtgtaataaaatatatttaggaCGCACTCGTATGGCAAGACATTTTGAAATGCACCCTGATCATGGGAGTCCTGAGCAATTACCTCCTCCAACACCTGAACCTGAATTAAAGCAAAGTACAGGACAAGATCCCTTGAAACGTAAAGGGAAAAAGCGAGGCCCATGGGCTTATGTCACGCCAGAAGCTAAGTCAGAaagacgtcaaataaaattaagagAAGCAATTTCTGTCTGTGAAGAtctcgaaataataaaaatagctgCAAAACCAGTACTTAACGCACAGTCATTATTTGATTTATTAGTACTAAAATCTGAAAATAATGTAAGAAATTTTTTggacgaattaaaaaaattaatgggTAAAATACGGGAAAAAGCTGGAAATATATTAACAATTGCAAATAATAATGAAGAATCAAATAAGGATTTAATTGATATCAGTGAAGAATCACTTTGTGATGCTTTAGGTCTTAATCCTGGTGTATATAGGATTAATAGTGATGCTCTGAAAAAGGTTGAAACTCCTGCTTGCAGCACATACGATACTGGAGAACCGCCTTTTAAACTCCAAAAAACAGATCATTCTGAAGATACTAAAGAAAATCTAGAAGAACGAATGTCTAGTGGTTTTTCAGAAAGTTCAGATCTCAGTGTCTCAGACTTTTTAACTGACAGAAGAACTGATCCAGTAACAAATCCTACTTGTCCAGAAGTGTTGTCAGCTTTAACATTAATGcgaaaaaatcccagtcctTCAAATAATACAGAGAATAATAAATCGAACAATGTCTCAAAACTTTTAATTTCGAATCCAGAGATTCAAAGCCAAATttcagataatcctggattccaaaAGGTGAATATTAATTCGTCAAAAGTTTCAAGTTATCAAAATACAGAGTCTCACAAAGAAAGATTTGCGAAACTAGGAAATAGTTTAAGATCGTCAAATTTTTGTAAAGTTGATGATAATTACGATCAATCTAAGTTAGAGCATATAGAGCAAGCTTTCATAAAATTGGAACCAACGGAACAGGGTTTTGTTAAGCTAGAAAACGGTGCTATGGGAACTTATCCAAAACAAGATACtccaaattttgaaaaaatgcaAAATGGCTTGAGTAACTTGGAAAATGGATCTCAGAACTTTGCTAAAGGATTCCAAAAACTGGTGTCTAAAATAATTCCTATGACCTCTTCAGATATAAGTTGTGCTAAAACTCAATCAGCACCATTAGATACAGGTTCTTGTAAGATAATGCCTGCTACTTCTGGTTGTAAAATTTCAGATAGCATACCTATACTTCAGGATACAGTACCAATAATTTCCAATAATTGTG
- the Ragc-d gene encoding ras-related GTP binding C/D isoform X1, with product MDDDDQYQSGYDVGSFPKDFGYAPFDGETEGSMDPLAGEQKPRILLMGLRRSGKSSIQKVVFHKMSPNETLFLESTNKIIKDDISNSSFVQFQIWDFPGQIDFFDPTFDSDMIFGGCGALVFVIDAQDDYMEALNKLHLTVTKAYKVNQAIKFEVFIHKVDGLSDDCKMETQRDIHTRANDDLADSGCDQIHLSFHLTSIYDHSIFEAFSKVVQKLIPQLPTLENLLNILISIVLQNSAIEKAFLFDVVSKIYIATDSSPVDMQSYELCCDMIDVVIDVSCIYGLREDLEAAAFDSQSSSLIKLNNGTILYLREVNKFLALVCILREDNFDRQGVIDYNFLCFRKAIQQVFELRNKALASTNVNNHSISPVNETSNASTVSQSGTMGQNGTVVIAQS from the exons ATG GATGATGATGATCAATATCAAAGTGGTTATGATGTAGGTTCATTTCCTAAAGATTTTGGATATGCACCATTTGATGGAGAAACAGAAGGATCAATGGATCCTTTAGCAGGAGAACAAAAACCTAGGATACTTTTAATGGGTCTTCGAAG GAGTGGGAAGTCATCAATACAAAAAGTAGTTTTTCATAAGATGTCACCAAATGAAACATTGTTCTTGGAAAGCACAAATAAGATTATTAAAGATGACATAAGTAACTCTAGCTTTGTTCAGTTTCAAATTTGGGACTTTCCAGGGCAAATTGACTTCTTTGATCCCACTTTTGACAGTGACATGATATTTGGTGGTTGTGGAGCATTGGTTTTTGTTATTGATGCTCAAGATGATTACATGGAAGCACTTAATAAACTCCATTTAACAGTTACAAAAGCATACAAAGTTAATCAAGCAATAAAATTTGAAGTGTTCATACACAAAGTTGATGGTTTATCTGATGATTGTAAAATGGAAACACAAAGGGATATACATACTAGAGCAAATGATGACCTTGCAGATTCTG GATGTGATCAAATACATCTAAGTTTTCATCTGACATCTATATATGATCATAGTATATTTGAGGCATTTAGTAAAGTTGTTCAAAAATTGATACCACAGTTACCAACTCTAGAAAATTTACTTAACATACTTATATCA ATTGTTTTGCAGAATTCTGCGATTGAAAAAGCATTCTTATTTGACGTAGTATCTAAGATTTATATTGCTACTGATAGCTCTCCTGTAGATATGCAAAGTTATGAACTTTGTTGTGATATGATTGATGTTGTTATCGATGTATCTTGTATATATGG ttTGAGAGAGGATCTAGAGGCTGCAGCATTTGACAGTCAAAGTTCCAGTTTGATTAAACTAAATAATGGAACAATTTTATACTTGCgagaagttaataaatttttagctCTAGTATGTATATTACGAGAAGATAATTTTGACAGACAAG gtgtaattgactaCAACTTTCTTTGCTTTCGTAAAGCTATACAAcaagtgtttgaattacgtaataAGGCTCTAGCTTCTACAAATGTTAATAATCATTCAATCTCTCCCGTTAACGAAACTTCAAATGCTTCTACGGTATCACAAAGTGGAACTATGGGTCAGAATGGTACTGTTGTAATTGCACAGAGTTAA
- the Ragc-d gene encoding ras-related GTP binding C/D isoform X2 produces the protein MDDDDQYQSGYDVGSFPKDFGYAPFDGETEGSMDPLAGEQKPRILLMGLRRSGKSSIQKVVFHKMSPNETLFLESTNKIIKDDISNSSFVQFQIWDFPGQIDFFDPTFDSDMIFGGCGALVFVIDAQDDYMEALNKLHLTVTKAYKVNQAIKFEVFIHKVDGLSDDCKMETQRDIHTRANDDLADSGCDQIHLSFHLTSIYDHSIFEAFSKVVQKLIPQLPTLENLLNILISNSAIEKAFLFDVVSKIYIATDSSPVDMQSYELCCDMIDVVIDVSCIYGLREDLEAAAFDSQSSSLIKLNNGTILYLREVNKFLALVCILREDNFDRQGVIDYNFLCFRKAIQQVFELRNKALASTNVNNHSISPVNETSNASTVSQSGTMGQNGTVVIAQS, from the exons ATG GATGATGATGATCAATATCAAAGTGGTTATGATGTAGGTTCATTTCCTAAAGATTTTGGATATGCACCATTTGATGGAGAAACAGAAGGATCAATGGATCCTTTAGCAGGAGAACAAAAACCTAGGATACTTTTAATGGGTCTTCGAAG GAGTGGGAAGTCATCAATACAAAAAGTAGTTTTTCATAAGATGTCACCAAATGAAACATTGTTCTTGGAAAGCACAAATAAGATTATTAAAGATGACATAAGTAACTCTAGCTTTGTTCAGTTTCAAATTTGGGACTTTCCAGGGCAAATTGACTTCTTTGATCCCACTTTTGACAGTGACATGATATTTGGTGGTTGTGGAGCATTGGTTTTTGTTATTGATGCTCAAGATGATTACATGGAAGCACTTAATAAACTCCATTTAACAGTTACAAAAGCATACAAAGTTAATCAAGCAATAAAATTTGAAGTGTTCATACACAAAGTTGATGGTTTATCTGATGATTGTAAAATGGAAACACAAAGGGATATACATACTAGAGCAAATGATGACCTTGCAGATTCTG GATGTGATCAAATACATCTAAGTTTTCATCTGACATCTATATATGATCATAGTATATTTGAGGCATTTAGTAAAGTTGTTCAAAAATTGATACCACAGTTACCAACTCTAGAAAATTTACTTAACATACTTATATCA AATTCTGCGATTGAAAAAGCATTCTTATTTGACGTAGTATCTAAGATTTATATTGCTACTGATAGCTCTCCTGTAGATATGCAAAGTTATGAACTTTGTTGTGATATGATTGATGTTGTTATCGATGTATCTTGTATATATGG ttTGAGAGAGGATCTAGAGGCTGCAGCATTTGACAGTCAAAGTTCCAGTTTGATTAAACTAAATAATGGAACAATTTTATACTTGCgagaagttaataaatttttagctCTAGTATGTATATTACGAGAAGATAATTTTGACAGACAAG gtgtaattgactaCAACTTTCTTTGCTTTCGTAAAGCTATACAAcaagtgtttgaattacgtaataAGGCTCTAGCTTCTACAAATGTTAATAATCATTCAATCTCTCCCGTTAACGAAACTTCAAATGCTTCTACGGTATCACAAAGTGGAACTATGGGTCAGAATGGTACTGTTGTAATTGCACAGAGTTAA
- the Grip128 gene encoding gamma-tubulin complex component 5 isoform X4: MIYNGENENEVTEEIDWAEYLKDDQEKFFDNYKSDTESEWSDDAEDSPDISMNFQTPITNTNLDRALCIPCTKAKLSKLSLALNEELKSRDWLMSNVQNTWWNELDWWKYPVKSKFCDAYLCEIWHKATETDFYSFGTLSEYLVCRELLWMFYVQTHMVVFQQNEDSEYYSIRPSISIPSLTTVAFNSILLPFCEYFSMIHDIEKFGNDLYSEQDDFYNKPPLTYEAYNAALGQHLIKFKNKILDIEKNLMKQDNCFTFLSLSTLLKKHLYNVKILYEVHKKAICNWRAHSNWKSASKLLSSLYFEMQKSHNRKRTNICASLYLSSLTVYLNIIDTWLSDGRFEDWREEFIIVRFSNNAVPENNERYEAFSLRPLDSICLADPIMQFLIKKVQYMGQSIELLVSFDRITDIWQINSERSEIRRPLVDEFYTKLEMEISKYSTCELQEESPIFQENEVMDDNNDEDVEKNIIEKLTEFNNPFLLKALEGYISPQLLKQDTVDACCSNVKITKVDINNLFERLEKVSNYILPFRKILESILADILVSRYNNASKLVKHIMSEEYKLELHLTLMRSVYMMEAGHIMSKFYQKLFTEIESNQMWSNSYFLSCMLEEILSQWWPDLSSRWSVTVSSTNTNQVLVAVDNITLHYAIGWPMNIIFNEETFIKYNEIFRFQLRLKWALWTLNNLRFSDLEGSKLMCKRNKLEQFHIRRIESLRFSLLHAICSIHTYLSGQVLQNLSLVLEKSLMQADSLDAIISVHNEYLRKVHEHCLLTTEYDDLMATVNNLIEMCSHIRSRWNYKKLMFISEELEVLESSYTKYHTYLALALHNAIQNKDANYCKSEILLTALYNIFQSDIPKISKITSKLQT; encoded by the exons GAACTTAAATCTAGAGATTGGTTGATGTCAAATGTTCAGAATACATGGTGGAATGAATTAGACTGGTGGAAATATCCAGTCAAGAGTAAATTTTGTGATGCATACCTTTGTGAAATTTG GCATAAAGCAACAGAGACAGATTTCTATTCATTTGGCACTCTTAGTGAATATTTAGTCTGTAGAGAATTATTATGGATGTTTTATGTTCAAACACACATGGTAGTGTTTCAACAAAATGAAGATTCAGAATATTATTCTATTCGCCCTAGTATATCCATACCTAGCTTAACTACT GTTGCTTTTAATAGCATTCTTCTACCATTTTGCGAATATTTTTCTATGATACATGATATCGAAAAATTTGGAAATGATCTATATTCAGAACAGGATGATTTCTATAATAAGCCACCTTTGACTTATGAAGCATATAATGCAGCACTTGGAcaacatttaataaaatttaaaaataaaatacttgaTATTGAAAAGAATCTCATGAAACAAG ATAATTGTTTTACATTTCTGTCCTTATCAACACTTCTAAAAAAACATTTGTACAATGTAAAAATTTTATACGAAGTTCATAAAAAGGCCATATGTAATTGGAGAGCTCATTCAAATTGGAAATCTGCATCCAAGTTATTGTCGTCTTTGTATTTTGAAATGCAGAAATCACACAATCGAAAAAGGACAAATATTTGTGCCAGTTTATATTTATCTAGTCTTactgtttatttaaatataattgaCACATGGTTAAGCGATGGGCGATTTGAAGATTGGAGAGAGGAATTTATAATTGTCAG GTTTTCAAACAATGCAGTTCCAGAAAATAATGAACGATATGAAGCATTTTCTTTAAGACCTTTGGACAGTATATGTCTAGCAGATCCAATAATgcagtttttaataaaaaaagtgCAGTATATGGGTCAAAGTATCGAGTTATTAGTATCTTTCGATCGCATTACGGACATATGGCAAATTAACAGTGAACGTAGTG AAATAAGAAGACCTTTGGTGGATGAATTTTACACTAAATTGGAAATGGAAATTTCGAAATATAGTACATGTGAATTACAAGAAGAATCACCTATATTTCAAGAAAATGAAGTAATGGATGATAATAACGATGAAGATGTAGAGAAGAATATTATAGAGAAATTAACTGAATTCAATAATCCATTTCTATTGAAAGCTTTAGAAGGCTACATTTCTCCTCAGTTATTGAAACAAGATACCGTTGATGCTTGCTGTTCCAATGTTAAGATTACTAAAgtagatattaataatttatttgaaaG aCTCGAAAAagtatcaaattatattttaccaTTCAGAAAAATACTAGAAAGTATTTTAGCAGATATTTTAGTTTCGCGATATAATAACGCTAGTAAGCTAGTTAAACATATAATGTCAGAAGAATATAAATTAGAGTTACATTTAACATTAATGAGATCTGTTTATATGATGGAAGCAGGACACATCATGAgcaaattttatcaaaaattgtTCACGGag ATCGAATCTAATCAAATGTGGAGCAATTCTTACTTCTTATCATGTATGCTTGAGGAAATACTTTCTCAATGGTGGCCAGATTTAAGTTCACGTTGGTCTGTTACAGTTAGTAGTACTAATACAAATCAAGTATTAGTGGCCGTGGATAATATAACATTACACTATGCAATAGGTTGGCCTATGAATATTATATTCAATGAAGAAACTTTCATAAAATATAATGAGATATTTAGATTTCAATTAAGGTTAAAATGGGCTTTGTGGACATTGAACAATTTAAGATTCAGTG ATTTAGAAGGTTCAAAATTAATgtgtaaaagaaataaattagaACAATTTCATATAAGGCGTATTGAAAGCTTGCGATTTTCTTTATTACATGCAATTTGTTCGATACATACATACTTATCAGGCCAAGTACTACAAAATTTGAGTCTCGTATTAGAAAAATCGTTGATGCAAGCTGATAGTCTTGACGCTATCATATCAG TTCACAATGAATATTTACGAAAAGTTCATGAACACTGTTTACTGACAACAGAGTATGATGATTTAATGGCAACTGTAAATAAC CTAATTGAAATGTGTAGTCATATTCGATCTCGATGGAATTACAAGAAATTAATGTTTATTAGCGAAGAGTTGGAAGTGTTAGAAAGCAGTTACACCAAGTATCACACATATCTTGCTTTAGCATTACACAATGCAATACAAAATAAAGATGCAAATTACTGTAAGTCAGAAATTCTCTTAACTGCATTGTACAATATATTTCAATCTGATATTCCTAAAATTAGTAAAATAACTTCGAAATTACAAACATAA